The Agelaius phoeniceus isolate bAgePho1 chromosome 4, bAgePho1.hap1, whole genome shotgun sequence genome includes a region encoding these proteins:
- the MAP9 gene encoding microtubule-associated protein 9 isoform X1, which produces MYGCAPCGNGVICRIGTSTINPARARISIMNPGSAAVARLRRWHCRDVRRIPTNEGDRRRGRCRATERERPGPARGSFPGLLPGALPQGSFPGLSAGYFSRGSLPGLSEDTAAAAGTERRQRNTSAMAGGGTADCGLQLFVKPFQDELQEAISDHATSKEKDEYPDDFESDEDGMLNDIGEERAESNSGSTSTERSLAGSPLLNDDALQKVVDLENEAADDLNLSFHEKKLQQIMVLEGETIQNDRKDDEEGCLEGENEDNSRKNNEEVLRDNSESDDLPINKLHEKRNQEENQPKAKPQMHKKQNASAPEKDQKTVNTSDLKLEDNGMKSPSVDSSDGMMKITEEQKIADAMQEVSVNDQSEHGEAKNKNSIKKLSETKERVLKNQKASLSDRSTTSVYLKRKGKAVPSTSPVSSQYLGSLKMLEDKCMQKKSPEFNKVDNLRAAVYQNWLERKKLLLLELKRSEKEKAEILRNNTEKKEALKREEAIACYEAWKKKKEKEARKLSERKKHEELEEKKPAEQNKEKTEAAQAAFKKWKERKVEYLREQNRKEKQSERMRKKIEEDLVAEKRRVSVSAVEKWNEKKKEYIKKKKVEKFLEKKKREMQQAKKEEKSEKAMEEYERWLENKMRREQLEKNQKKLQAVHGNEMSPPWRPPGKVTYSSNY; this is translated from the exons ATGTATGGATGCGCTCCTTGTGGGAACGGGGTTATTTGCAGGATAGGGACATCGACAATAAATCCTGCCAGAGCACGGATATCGATAATGAATCCTGGCAGCGCGGCTGTGGCCCGcctgaggaggtggcactgcCGCGACGTGAGGCGAATCCCGACTAATGAAGGCGATCGCCGGCGCGGCCGTTGCCGGGCGACCGAGCGGGaacggccgggcccggcccgcggcTCTTTCCCGGGGCTTCTTCCTGGGGCTCttccccagggctccttcccGGGGCTCTCCGCCGGGTATTTTTCCCGAGGTTCTTTGCCAGGGCTCTCGGAGGAcacggcggcggccgcgggcacTGAGAGGCGGCAGCGAAACACCTCCGCCATGGCGGGGGGAGGCACCGCCGACTGCGGGCTGCAG TTATTTGTGAAGCCATTTCAGGATGAGCTACAGGAGGCAATTTCTGATCATGCAACAAGCAAGGAAAAAGATGAATATCCAGACGACTTTGAAAGTGATGAAGATGGCATGTTAAATg ATATTGGGGAAGAACGTGCTGAAAGTAATTCAGGTTCTACAAGCACTGAGAGATCTCTTGCTGGGAGTCCTCTCTTGAATGATGATGCTTTACAAAAAGTAGTAGATTTGGAAAATGAAGCTGCTGATGACTTGAATTTATCCTTTCATGAAAAGAAGCTTCAGCAAATAATGGTTTTAGAAGGTGAGACCATACAGAATGACAGAAAAGATGATGAAGAAGGATGTTTGGAAGGTGAAAATGAGGataacagcagaaaaaataatgaagaagtACTGCGTGATAATAGTGAAAGTGATGACTTGCCTATTAACAAACTacatgaaaaaagaaatcaagagGAAAACCAACCAAAAGCAAAGCCTCAGATGcacaaaaaacaaaatgctTCAGCACCag aGAAAGATCAGAAGACTGTCAACACCAGCGACTTGAAACTGGAGGACAATGGTATGAAATCCCCTTCTGTTGACAGTTCAGATGGAATGATGAAAATAACAGAAGAGCAAAAAATAGCTGATGCTATGCAGGAGGTGTCAGTGAATGATCAATCTGAGCATGGGGAGGCAAAAAACAAGAACTCTATCAAG AAACTAAGTGAAACAAAGGAGAGAGttctaaaaaaccaaaaagcttcTTTATCTGACAG GTCTACAACTTCTGTGTATTtaaagagaaaggggaaagcTGTTCCATCAACTTCACCTGTTTCATCTCAGTATCTGGGATCATTGAAGATGTTGGAGGATAAATGCATGCAGAAAAAAAGTCCAGAATTCAACAAAGTAGATAATTTAAGGGCAGCTGTTTATCAG AACTggttggaaaggaaaaagctcCTTCTACTGGAATTAAAGagaagtgagaaagaaaaagctgaaattctAAGGAACAATACTGAAAAG AAAGAAGCACTTAAAAGAGAAGAAGCAATTGCCTGTTACGaagcctggaaaaaaaagaaagagaaagaagcaaGAAAGTTgagtgaaagaaaaaagcatgAGGAACTTGAGGAAAAGAAACCAGCAGAAcagaataaggaaaaaacaGAAGCAGCACAAGCG GCATtcaaaaaatggaaagaaagaaaagtggaatATTTAAGAGAGcaaaacaggaaggaaaaacagtCTGAAAGAATGAGGAAGAAGATAGAAGAGGACCTAGTTGCAGAGAAGAGGAGAGTCAGTGTATCAGCAGTTGAAAAATG gaatgaaaagaagaaagaatatatcaaaaagaaaaaagtagaaaagttcctggagaaaaaaaagcgAGAAATGCAACAGgcaaagaaggaagaaaaaagtgaaaaggcTATGGAGGAATATGAAAGATGGCTG
- the MAP9 gene encoding microtubule-associated protein 9 isoform X3, whose amino-acid sequence MYGCAPCGNGVICRIGTSTINPARARISIMNPGSAAVARLRRWHCRDVRRIPTNEGDRRRGRCRATERERPGPARGSFPGLLPGALPQGSFPGLSAGYFSRGSLPGLSEDTAAAAGTERRQRNTSAMAGGGTADCGLQDELQEAISDHATSKEKDEYPDDFESDEDGMLNDIGEERAESNSGSTSTERSLAGSPLLNDDALQKVVDLENEAADDLNLSFHEKKLQQIMVLEGETIQNDRKDDEEGCLEGENEDNSRKNNEEVLRDNSESDDLPINKLHEKRNQEENQPKAKPQMHKKQNASAPEKDQKTVNTSDLKLEDNGMKSPSVDSSDGMMKITEEQKIADAMQEVSVNDQSEHGEAKNKNSIKKLSETKERVLKNQKASLSDRSTTSVYLKRKGKAVPSTSPVSSQYLGSLKMLEDKCMQKKSPEFNKVDNLRAAVYQNWLERKKLLLLELKRSEKEKAEILRNNTEKKEALKREEAIACYEAWKKKKEKEARKLSERKKHEELEEKKPAEQNKEKTEAAQAAFKKWKERKVEYLREQNRKEKQSERMRKKIEEDLVAEKRRVSVSAVEKWNEKKKEYIKKKKVEKFLEKKKREMQQAKKEEKSEKAMEEYERWLENKMRREQLEKNQKKLQAVHGNEMSPPWRPPGKVTYSSNY is encoded by the exons ATGTATGGATGCGCTCCTTGTGGGAACGGGGTTATTTGCAGGATAGGGACATCGACAATAAATCCTGCCAGAGCACGGATATCGATAATGAATCCTGGCAGCGCGGCTGTGGCCCGcctgaggaggtggcactgcCGCGACGTGAGGCGAATCCCGACTAATGAAGGCGATCGCCGGCGCGGCCGTTGCCGGGCGACCGAGCGGGaacggccgggcccggcccgcggcTCTTTCCCGGGGCTTCTTCCTGGGGCTCttccccagggctccttcccGGGGCTCTCCGCCGGGTATTTTTCCCGAGGTTCTTTGCCAGGGCTCTCGGAGGAcacggcggcggccgcgggcacTGAGAGGCGGCAGCGAAACACCTCCGCCATGGCGGGGGGAGGCACCGCCGACTGCGGGCTGCAG GATGAGCTACAGGAGGCAATTTCTGATCATGCAACAAGCAAGGAAAAAGATGAATATCCAGACGACTTTGAAAGTGATGAAGATGGCATGTTAAATg ATATTGGGGAAGAACGTGCTGAAAGTAATTCAGGTTCTACAAGCACTGAGAGATCTCTTGCTGGGAGTCCTCTCTTGAATGATGATGCTTTACAAAAAGTAGTAGATTTGGAAAATGAAGCTGCTGATGACTTGAATTTATCCTTTCATGAAAAGAAGCTTCAGCAAATAATGGTTTTAGAAGGTGAGACCATACAGAATGACAGAAAAGATGATGAAGAAGGATGTTTGGAAGGTGAAAATGAGGataacagcagaaaaaataatgaagaagtACTGCGTGATAATAGTGAAAGTGATGACTTGCCTATTAACAAACTacatgaaaaaagaaatcaagagGAAAACCAACCAAAAGCAAAGCCTCAGATGcacaaaaaacaaaatgctTCAGCACCag aGAAAGATCAGAAGACTGTCAACACCAGCGACTTGAAACTGGAGGACAATGGTATGAAATCCCCTTCTGTTGACAGTTCAGATGGAATGATGAAAATAACAGAAGAGCAAAAAATAGCTGATGCTATGCAGGAGGTGTCAGTGAATGATCAATCTGAGCATGGGGAGGCAAAAAACAAGAACTCTATCAAG AAACTAAGTGAAACAAAGGAGAGAGttctaaaaaaccaaaaagcttcTTTATCTGACAG GTCTACAACTTCTGTGTATTtaaagagaaaggggaaagcTGTTCCATCAACTTCACCTGTTTCATCTCAGTATCTGGGATCATTGAAGATGTTGGAGGATAAATGCATGCAGAAAAAAAGTCCAGAATTCAACAAAGTAGATAATTTAAGGGCAGCTGTTTATCAG AACTggttggaaaggaaaaagctcCTTCTACTGGAATTAAAGagaagtgagaaagaaaaagctgaaattctAAGGAACAATACTGAAAAG AAAGAAGCACTTAAAAGAGAAGAAGCAATTGCCTGTTACGaagcctggaaaaaaaagaaagagaaagaagcaaGAAAGTTgagtgaaagaaaaaagcatgAGGAACTTGAGGAAAAGAAACCAGCAGAAcagaataaggaaaaaacaGAAGCAGCACAAGCG GCATtcaaaaaatggaaagaaagaaaagtggaatATTTAAGAGAGcaaaacaggaaggaaaaacagtCTGAAAGAATGAGGAAGAAGATAGAAGAGGACCTAGTTGCAGAGAAGAGGAGAGTCAGTGTATCAGCAGTTGAAAAATG gaatgaaaagaagaaagaatatatcaaaaagaaaaaagtagaaaagttcctggagaaaaaaaagcgAGAAATGCAACAGgcaaagaaggaagaaaaaagtgaaaaggcTATGGAGGAATATGAAAGATGGCTG
- the MAP9 gene encoding microtubule-associated protein 9 isoform X2 encodes MYGCAPCGNGVICRIGTSTINPARARISIMNPGSAAVARLRRWHCRDVRRIPTNEGDRRRGRCRATERERPGPARGSFPGLLPGALPQGSFPGLSAGYFSRGSLPGLSEDTAAAAGTERRQRNTSAMAGGGTADCGLQPFQDELQEAISDHATSKEKDEYPDDFESDEDGMLNDIGEERAESNSGSTSTERSLAGSPLLNDDALQKVVDLENEAADDLNLSFHEKKLQQIMVLEGETIQNDRKDDEEGCLEGENEDNSRKNNEEVLRDNSESDDLPINKLHEKRNQEENQPKAKPQMHKKQNASAPEKDQKTVNTSDLKLEDNGMKSPSVDSSDGMMKITEEQKIADAMQEVSVNDQSEHGEAKNKNSIKKLSETKERVLKNQKASLSDRSTTSVYLKRKGKAVPSTSPVSSQYLGSLKMLEDKCMQKKSPEFNKVDNLRAAVYQNWLERKKLLLLELKRSEKEKAEILRNNTEKKEALKREEAIACYEAWKKKKEKEARKLSERKKHEELEEKKPAEQNKEKTEAAQAAFKKWKERKVEYLREQNRKEKQSERMRKKIEEDLVAEKRRVSVSAVEKWNEKKKEYIKKKKVEKFLEKKKREMQQAKKEEKSEKAMEEYERWLENKMRREQLEKNQKKLQAVHGNEMSPPWRPPGKVTYSSNY; translated from the exons ATGTATGGATGCGCTCCTTGTGGGAACGGGGTTATTTGCAGGATAGGGACATCGACAATAAATCCTGCCAGAGCACGGATATCGATAATGAATCCTGGCAGCGCGGCTGTGGCCCGcctgaggaggtggcactgcCGCGACGTGAGGCGAATCCCGACTAATGAAGGCGATCGCCGGCGCGGCCGTTGCCGGGCGACCGAGCGGGaacggccgggcccggcccgcggcTCTTTCCCGGGGCTTCTTCCTGGGGCTCttccccagggctccttcccGGGGCTCTCCGCCGGGTATTTTTCCCGAGGTTCTTTGCCAGGGCTCTCGGAGGAcacggcggcggccgcgggcacTGAGAGGCGGCAGCGAAACACCTCCGCCATGGCGGGGGGAGGCACCGCCGACTGCGGGCTGCAG CCATTTCAGGATGAGCTACAGGAGGCAATTTCTGATCATGCAACAAGCAAGGAAAAAGATGAATATCCAGACGACTTTGAAAGTGATGAAGATGGCATGTTAAATg ATATTGGGGAAGAACGTGCTGAAAGTAATTCAGGTTCTACAAGCACTGAGAGATCTCTTGCTGGGAGTCCTCTCTTGAATGATGATGCTTTACAAAAAGTAGTAGATTTGGAAAATGAAGCTGCTGATGACTTGAATTTATCCTTTCATGAAAAGAAGCTTCAGCAAATAATGGTTTTAGAAGGTGAGACCATACAGAATGACAGAAAAGATGATGAAGAAGGATGTTTGGAAGGTGAAAATGAGGataacagcagaaaaaataatgaagaagtACTGCGTGATAATAGTGAAAGTGATGACTTGCCTATTAACAAACTacatgaaaaaagaaatcaagagGAAAACCAACCAAAAGCAAAGCCTCAGATGcacaaaaaacaaaatgctTCAGCACCag aGAAAGATCAGAAGACTGTCAACACCAGCGACTTGAAACTGGAGGACAATGGTATGAAATCCCCTTCTGTTGACAGTTCAGATGGAATGATGAAAATAACAGAAGAGCAAAAAATAGCTGATGCTATGCAGGAGGTGTCAGTGAATGATCAATCTGAGCATGGGGAGGCAAAAAACAAGAACTCTATCAAG AAACTAAGTGAAACAAAGGAGAGAGttctaaaaaaccaaaaagcttcTTTATCTGACAG GTCTACAACTTCTGTGTATTtaaagagaaaggggaaagcTGTTCCATCAACTTCACCTGTTTCATCTCAGTATCTGGGATCATTGAAGATGTTGGAGGATAAATGCATGCAGAAAAAAAGTCCAGAATTCAACAAAGTAGATAATTTAAGGGCAGCTGTTTATCAG AACTggttggaaaggaaaaagctcCTTCTACTGGAATTAAAGagaagtgagaaagaaaaagctgaaattctAAGGAACAATACTGAAAAG AAAGAAGCACTTAAAAGAGAAGAAGCAATTGCCTGTTACGaagcctggaaaaaaaagaaagagaaagaagcaaGAAAGTTgagtgaaagaaaaaagcatgAGGAACTTGAGGAAAAGAAACCAGCAGAAcagaataaggaaaaaacaGAAGCAGCACAAGCG GCATtcaaaaaatggaaagaaagaaaagtggaatATTTAAGAGAGcaaaacaggaaggaaaaacagtCTGAAAGAATGAGGAAGAAGATAGAAGAGGACCTAGTTGCAGAGAAGAGGAGAGTCAGTGTATCAGCAGTTGAAAAATG gaatgaaaagaagaaagaatatatcaaaaagaaaaaagtagaaaagttcctggagaaaaaaaagcgAGAAATGCAACAGgcaaagaaggaagaaaaaagtgaaaaggcTATGGAGGAATATGAAAGATGGCTG
- the MAP9 gene encoding microtubule-associated protein 9 isoform X4, with protein MYGCAPCGNGVICRIGTSTINPARARISIMNPGSAAVARLRRWHCRDVRRIPTNEGDRRRGRCRATERERPGPARGSFPGLLPGALPQGSFPGLSAGYFSRGSLPGLSEDTAAAAGTERRQRNTSAMAGGGTADCGLQLFVKPFQDELQEAISDHATSKEKDEYPDDFESDEDGMLNDIGEERAESNSGSTSTERSLAGSPLLNDDALQKVVDLENEAADDLNLSFHEKKLQQIMVLEGETIQNDRKDDEEGCLEGENEDNSRKNNEEVLRDNSESDDLPINKLHEKRNQEENQPKAKPQMHKKQNASAPEKDQKTVNTSDLKLEDNGMKSPSVDSSDGMMKITEEQKIADAMQEVSVNDQSEHGEAKNKNSIKKLSETKERVLKNQKASLSDRSTTSVYLKRKGKAVPSTSPVSSQYLGSLKMLEDKCMQKKSPEFNKVDNLRAAVYQNWLERKKLLLLELKRSEKEKAEILRNNTEKKEALKREEAIACYEAWKKKKEKEARKLSERKKHEELEEKKPAEQNKEKTEAAQAE; from the exons ATGTATGGATGCGCTCCTTGTGGGAACGGGGTTATTTGCAGGATAGGGACATCGACAATAAATCCTGCCAGAGCACGGATATCGATAATGAATCCTGGCAGCGCGGCTGTGGCCCGcctgaggaggtggcactgcCGCGACGTGAGGCGAATCCCGACTAATGAAGGCGATCGCCGGCGCGGCCGTTGCCGGGCGACCGAGCGGGaacggccgggcccggcccgcggcTCTTTCCCGGGGCTTCTTCCTGGGGCTCttccccagggctccttcccGGGGCTCTCCGCCGGGTATTTTTCCCGAGGTTCTTTGCCAGGGCTCTCGGAGGAcacggcggcggccgcgggcacTGAGAGGCGGCAGCGAAACACCTCCGCCATGGCGGGGGGAGGCACCGCCGACTGCGGGCTGCAG TTATTTGTGAAGCCATTTCAGGATGAGCTACAGGAGGCAATTTCTGATCATGCAACAAGCAAGGAAAAAGATGAATATCCAGACGACTTTGAAAGTGATGAAGATGGCATGTTAAATg ATATTGGGGAAGAACGTGCTGAAAGTAATTCAGGTTCTACAAGCACTGAGAGATCTCTTGCTGGGAGTCCTCTCTTGAATGATGATGCTTTACAAAAAGTAGTAGATTTGGAAAATGAAGCTGCTGATGACTTGAATTTATCCTTTCATGAAAAGAAGCTTCAGCAAATAATGGTTTTAGAAGGTGAGACCATACAGAATGACAGAAAAGATGATGAAGAAGGATGTTTGGAAGGTGAAAATGAGGataacagcagaaaaaataatgaagaagtACTGCGTGATAATAGTGAAAGTGATGACTTGCCTATTAACAAACTacatgaaaaaagaaatcaagagGAAAACCAACCAAAAGCAAAGCCTCAGATGcacaaaaaacaaaatgctTCAGCACCag aGAAAGATCAGAAGACTGTCAACACCAGCGACTTGAAACTGGAGGACAATGGTATGAAATCCCCTTCTGTTGACAGTTCAGATGGAATGATGAAAATAACAGAAGAGCAAAAAATAGCTGATGCTATGCAGGAGGTGTCAGTGAATGATCAATCTGAGCATGGGGAGGCAAAAAACAAGAACTCTATCAAG AAACTAAGTGAAACAAAGGAGAGAGttctaaaaaaccaaaaagcttcTTTATCTGACAG GTCTACAACTTCTGTGTATTtaaagagaaaggggaaagcTGTTCCATCAACTTCACCTGTTTCATCTCAGTATCTGGGATCATTGAAGATGTTGGAGGATAAATGCATGCAGAAAAAAAGTCCAGAATTCAACAAAGTAGATAATTTAAGGGCAGCTGTTTATCAG AACTggttggaaaggaaaaagctcCTTCTACTGGAATTAAAGagaagtgagaaagaaaaagctgaaattctAAGGAACAATACTGAAAAG AAAGAAGCACTTAAAAGAGAAGAAGCAATTGCCTGTTACGaagcctggaaaaaaaagaaagagaaagaagcaaGAAAGTTgagtgaaagaaaaaagcatgAGGAACTTGAGGAAAAGAAACCAGCAGAAcagaataaggaaaaaacaGAAGCAGCACAAGCG gaatga